Proteins encoded by one window of Streptococcus suis S735:
- a CDS encoding DEAD/DEAH box helicase, whose amino-acid sequence MKFTDMKLKPYIQEALKEINFVQPTEVQEKLIPVVLSGRDLIGESKTGSGKTHTFLIPIFQKLNEELDQVQAVITAPSRELATQIYQAARQLASHSDTEVRVTNYVGGTDKNRQIDKLQASQPHIVVGTPGRIYDLVKSGDLAIHKAKTFVVDEADMTLDMGFLETVDKIAGSLPKDLQFMVFSATIPQKLQPFLKKYLSNPVMEQIKTHTVISDTIENWLISTKGRDRNAQILEVTKLMQPYLAMIFVNTKTRADELHSYLTANGLRVAKIHGDIPPRERKRMMNQVKNLDYQYIVATDLAARGIDIEGVSHVINDAIPQDLSFFVHRVGRTGRNGLSGIAITLYQPSDDADIRELEKLNIKFLPKEMKNGEFVDTYDRDRRANREKSREKLDLEMIGLVKKKKKKVKPGYKKKIQWAVDEKRRKTKRVEARAKGRAERKAKRQTF is encoded by the coding sequence ATGAAATTTACAGATATGAAACTCAAGCCTTATATTCAGGAGGCTTTGAAAGAAATTAACTTTGTCCAGCCGACAGAAGTTCAGGAGAAATTGATTCCTGTTGTTTTGTCAGGGCGAGACTTGATAGGGGAATCAAAAACAGGTTCAGGTAAGACCCATACCTTCTTGATCCCGATTTTTCAAAAATTAAATGAGGAATTGGACCAAGTTCAGGCTGTTATTACAGCCCCATCTCGTGAACTGGCTACTCAGATTTATCAAGCGGCACGCCAGTTGGCTAGTCATTCGGACACAGAAGTTCGTGTGACCAATTATGTTGGCGGTACGGATAAGAACCGTCAAATTGACAAGCTTCAAGCTAGTCAGCCTCACATTGTTGTTGGGACACCAGGGCGTATCTATGATTTGGTCAAATCAGGTGACCTTGCTATCCATAAAGCCAAAACCTTTGTGGTTGATGAGGCAGATATGACCTTGGACATGGGCTTTTTGGAAACAGTTGATAAGATTGCTGGCAGCCTGCCAAAAGACTTGCAATTTATGGTCTTTTCAGCGACCATTCCGCAGAAACTCCAACCGTTTTTGAAAAAATACTTGTCCAATCCAGTCATGGAACAAATCAAGACCCATACGGTCATTTCGGATACCATTGAAAACTGGCTGATTTCAACCAAGGGGCGTGACCGTAATGCTCAAATCTTGGAAGTAACCAAGCTCATGCAACCTTACTTGGCCATGATTTTTGTCAATACAAAGACACGTGCAGATGAATTGCATAGCTATTTGACTGCGAACGGTCTTCGTGTCGCAAAGATTCATGGGGATATTCCTCCACGTGAGCGCAAGCGGATGATGAACCAGGTGAAGAACTTGGACTATCAGTACATTGTTGCAACGGATTTAGCAGCACGTGGGATTGATATTGAGGGCGTCAGTCATGTCATCAATGATGCCATTCCACAGGATCTTTCCTTCTTTGTTCACCGTGTGGGGCGCACAGGTCGTAATGGTTTATCAGGCATTGCCATTACCCTTTATCAGCCAAGCGATGATGCAGATATTCGAGAGCTAGAAAAACTCAATATCAAATTCTTGCCAAAAGAAATGAAAAATGGCGAATTTGTCGATACCTACGACCGTGACCGCCGTGCTAACCGTGAAAAATCTCGTGAAAAACTAGATTTGGAAATGATTGGCTTGGTCAAGAAGAAAAAGAAAAAAGTCAAACCAGGCTACAAGAAGAAAATTCAATGGGCTGTTGATGAAAAACGTCGCAAGACCAAGCGAGTTGAAGCGCGTGCAAAGGGTCGTGCAGAACGTAAAGCCAAGCGTCAAACCTTTTAA